The Hippea jasoniae genome has a window encoding:
- a CDS encoding CoA-transferase, translated as MAEEKSKIMSVQEIVKRFIKPKRAWCVGGFGYTRTNVSIPREVIRQNIPDLYVQTNAGATPIMMMGGAGQLAWVEMTYLGLETIQPVSYEVRKGLEDGQIEAVMDHTNYSWALRTIAGKYGMQFVSGMTELGSDLLEYDTFEKAGLRGKDDKGMWIHPDIPPKRHAIIEDPFDAWGLRPHQYDPDNKYSKGDVEEPTMNKTAAEEDGIYYEALRKRVNKYTGKKGPIAILYPPAIPYVTTTHVQRVGEKGTARIEGLLVPDVEQSISAKYLVISAEKIVPEEELRLRASENQIPFVHVDAILEAPWGCYPTGSTYYYDYDWMWWMFYIKANRAAGTNDGKKALAEYWHNIVGKDEWDFLENKVGTDYFKFGNIEAKYTCPSGATGFKRLYELRADAKYGYKPDLYRPI; from the coding sequence ATGGCAGAGGAGAAAAGCAAGATAATGTCGGTTCAGGAGATCGTTAAGAGGTTTATCAAACCAAAAAGAGCCTGGTGTGTTGGTGGCTTTGGTTACACAAGAACAAATGTTTCGATTCCTCGTGAGGTTATCAGACAGAATATTCCCGATTTGTATGTTCAGACAAACGCTGGTGCAACACCTATTATGATGATGGGTGGTGCAGGTCAGCTTGCATGGGTTGAGATGACATACCTTGGTCTTGAGACGATTCAGCCTGTTTCCTATGAGGTTAGAAAGGGTCTTGAGGATGGTCAGATTGAAGCTGTTATGGATCACACCAACTACTCCTGGGCATTAAGAACAATAGCCGGAAAATACGGCATGCAGTTTGTTTCGGGTATGACAGAGCTTGGCTCAGATCTGCTTGAGTATGATACTTTTGAAAAGGCAGGTTTAAGAGGCAAAGATGATAAGGGTATGTGGATACATCCAGATATTCCTCCAAAGAGACATGCAATTATTGAAGATCCATTTGATGCATGGGGTTTGAGACCGCATCAGTATGATCCAGATAACAAGTATTCAAAAGGTGATGTTGAAGAGCCAACAATGAACAAAACAGCAGCAGAAGAGGATGGCATTTACTATGAAGCTTTAAGAAAGAGGGTAAACAAATATACAGGTAAGAAGGGGCCGATAGCCATTCTGTATCCTCCTGCAATTCCTTATGTAACAACAACGCATGTTCAGAGGGTTGGTGAGAAGGGTACAGCAAGAATCGAGGGATTGCTTGTTCCTGATGTTGAGCAGTCAATATCTGCAAAATACCTTGTAATTTCAGCTGAAAAGATCGTCCCAGAAGAAGAGCTAAGACTAAGAGCATCTGAAAACCAGATTCCATTTGTTCATGTGGATGCAATTCTTGAAGCTCCTTGGGGATGCTACCCAACAGGAAGCACATACTACTACGATTACGACTGGATGTGGTGGATGTTCTACATCAAAGCCAACAGGGCAGCAGGAACAAACGATGGTAAGAAGGCTTTGGCAGAATACTGGCACAACATAGTTGGCAAAGATGAATGGGATTTCCTGGAGAATAAAGTCGGCACAGACTACTTTAAATTTGGAAACATCGAGGCTAAATACACCTGCCCAAGCGGCGCAACAGGCTTCAAGAGGTTGTATGAGTTAAGGGCAGATGCAAAATACGGTTATAAACCAGATCTCTACAGACCTATCTAA
- a CDS encoding CoA-transferase subunit beta, giving the protein MAVKVPVKISTVDEIIELTKNFSSGISDAEYEAYCKEFDLPPDEFTTIELLAISGSTMIPYGASMFVGTGLPVLTMAEAQHTINPAAITVMEAGMLDPKFEHIPISVADIRGTYMSSTALSMADAFGTYEQRGYVTGGVLGGAEYDEYGNINSTAIWDKSGKDGRDYWPSIIKKGERSQKERENDVKVGPPVRFTGSGGANPIGQQSDFTLAIMVQEKRRFPPHVCYLTTMAAARGPEGETRWDYGAPRGGKGLMASDICVLENYPEDGTYDMRLRSVHPGVSLKDVIENVGWELKDRSGKVLKPTDDIPETPSPTIEQLKVLRMIVDPTRIYLSRKTLREVEYEKEHGKPWRVKVKS; this is encoded by the coding sequence ATGGCTGTAAAGGTTCCAGTAAAAATATCGACGGTTGATGAAATTATAGAATTAACCAAAAATTTCAGCAGTGGTATTAGTGATGCGGAGTATGAGGCATATTGCAAAGAGTTTGATCTACCACCGGATGAGTTTACCACAATCGAGCTTTTAGCTATCTCTGGTTCAACAATGATTCCTTATGGAGCATCGATGTTTGTTGGAACAGGTTTGCCAGTTTTGACAATGGCTGAAGCACAGCATACAATCAACCCTGCTGCTATCACAGTTATGGAAGCAGGAATGTTGGATCCTAAATTTGAGCATATACCGATTTCGGTTGCCGATATTCGTGGTACGTATATGTCTTCAACGGCACTTTCCATGGCTGATGCATTTGGAACATATGAGCAGCGCGGTTATGTTACAGGTGGTGTTTTGGGTGGTGCTGAGTATGATGAGTATGGTAATATCAACTCAACGGCTATCTGGGATAAAAGCGGGAAAGATGGCAGGGATTACTGGCCATCTATTATTAAGAAAGGCGAAAGAAGCCAGAAAGAGAGAGAGAATGATGTAAAAGTCGGACCACCTGTAAGATTCACTGGTTCTGGTGGTGCAAACCCAATCGGTCAGCAGTCTGACTTTACACTGGCAATTATGGTGCAGGAGAAGAGGAGATTCCCACCCCATGTATGTTACCTAACTACAATGGCAGCTGCAAGGGGTCCTGAGGGTGAAACAAGATGGGATTACGGTGCACCAAGGGGTGGAAAAGGACTTATGGCATCAGATATTTGTGTTCTTGAGAACTATCCTGAGGATGGTACCTACGACATGAGGTTGAGGAGTGTACACCCGGGTGTAAGCTTGAAAGATGTTATCGAGAATGTTGGCTGGGAACTTAAAGATAGAAGTGGCAAGGTATTGAAGCCAACCGATGACATTCCTGAGACACCATCTCCAACGATTGAGCAGCTGAAGGTTTTGAGAATGATAGTAGACCCAACAAGGATTTACCTAAGCAGAAAGACATTGCGTGAAGTTGAGTATGAGAAAGAGCATGGTAAACCCTGGAGGGTGAAGGTTAAAAGCTAA
- a CDS encoding YgiT-type zinc finger protein yields the protein MRCKFCGREMKRVVTPFRRPVKGEMIVVKDIEVYRCPECGAMYVPEDTIKHIGRKTGEKLLKEAKKRGRIRDEKEHLRKMQEKAAKDIEEAIKRGEIKKREDAPLKVFT from the coding sequence GTGAGGTGTAAATTTTGTGGAAGAGAAATGAAAAGAGTTGTTACCCCTTTTAGAAGGCCCGTTAAAGGTGAAATGATTGTTGTAAAGGATATAGAGGTATATAGGTGTCCTGAATGTGGGGCTATGTATGTACCTGAGGATACGATTAAACACATAGGCAGAAAAACAGGAGAAAAACTGCTTAAAGAGGCAAAAAAACGCGGCAGAATCAGAGATGAAAAAGAGCATTTAAGGAAAATGCAAGAGAAAGCAGCTAAAGATATAGAAGAGGCAATCAAAAGGGGTGAGATTAAAAAGAGAGAGGATGCTCCGCTAAAGGTATTTACCTAA
- a CDS encoding nitrilase-related carbon-nitrogen hydrolase yields MKVAVAQFEITPGNIEKNFNKGLAFIGEAIKKQCRLILLPEVWTTGFLFKKLKDLSIQTPEILEELKKISKDICICGSYVVDDKSSNKVFNIFYAIDNGQIIFEYKKTMLFATTGEDKFFIPGDINQKNTFTLEDITIGVSICYELRFPEFFRKSAFRGALIHLHPAIWPVNRLNHWLTLTAARAIENQYFLLTANGTKKSGKWELAGHSSIINPWGEIIKSAYTNEDLTVSEINLDEIDTVRNTITSLKDSFKVFR; encoded by the coding sequence ATGAAGGTAGCTGTAGCTCAATTTGAGATTACACCGGGAAATATTGAAAAAAACTTTAATAAAGGTTTGGCATTTATTGGTGAGGCTATAAAAAAACAGTGTAGGCTAATATTACTGCCAGAGGTCTGGACAACAGGATTTTTATTTAAAAAGCTAAAGGATCTATCCATACAAACGCCAGAAATTTTAGAGGAACTTAAAAAAATCTCAAAGGATATTTGCATTTGTGGTAGCTATGTTGTTGATGATAAATCATCCAACAAGGTGTTTAACATATTTTATGCTATAGATAATGGGCAAATCATCTTTGAATATAAAAAAACGATGCTGTTTGCCACAACGGGAGAGGATAAATTTTTTATTCCAGGAGATATAAACCAGAAAAACACATTTACGCTTGAGGATATAACAATTGGTGTAAGTATCTGCTATGAGTTAAGGTTTCCGGAGTTTTTTAGAAAATCAGCCTTCAGAGGAGCTTTAATCCATCTACACCCAGCAATCTGGCCTGTAAACAGACTAAATCATTGGCTCACACTTACAGCAGCAAGAGCTATAGAAAATCAATACTTTTTATTAACAGCAAACGGAACAAAAAAAAGCGGCAAATGGGAGCTTGCCGGTCATTCTTCAATTATCAATCCATGGGGTGAGATCATAAAATCCGCCTACACCAACGAAGACTTAACTGTTTCTGAAATAAACTTAGATGAAATAGACACAGTAAGGAATACTATTACATCCCTAAAAGATTCCTTCAAAGTCTTTAGGTAA